One genomic window of Lytechinus variegatus isolate NC3 chromosome 1, Lvar_3.0, whole genome shotgun sequence includes the following:
- the LOC121421661 gene encoding uncharacterized protein LOC121421661, with translation MAYPFDHEISASSVVGARAVSLHQSSVKEQRKLEDNLQSLSKEMRSRMNQLDSETSEMRRHAVRMFDSVRRKEHQRMTQSRQEIANLHSSGSSDDIASLFSGPSSRANSAGRLKTAQLPRRPSKSSDGAPSQISLSRCYSSPASIDKVGPTLDVELATEPKGDFSDESIAADAASIPVTDLPNFCTGRELGMIGEMVTNEDVNESNDNTVLDHKPNHSKVESSPLLLRRHSQTNLNLRSTSNIGDERAKLMTRRRRTSDIVKPVTTAAGVKPSRRHSSHEPAFLTNTAGTRSNQELLLHRTSSVNLPPLRHPSYTGRRSVHSDSQIMSPPLSPNDSPRSVVGARHNQNASFRRASHTESSPCIMKQTFASTPRRSVSQVVGELVHIEEIRRHSRGTSLQDGVRKARGALQSKSFPFNSTQRADVACTSMSKTQSLGDIFDELKDCRYLRISNQDSTA, from the coding sequence ATGGCATATCCATTCGACCATGAAATCAGTGCTTCATCGGTGGTTGGTGCCCGAGCTGTAAGTCTTCATCAATCGAGTGTCAAGGAACAACGCAAACTTGAGGATAATCTTCAATCATTGTCCAAAGAAATGCGATCACGCATGAACCAACTAGACTCGGAGACGAGTGAAATGCGTCGTCACGCCGTCCGGATGTTTGATTCCGTACGACGAAAAGAACACCAGAGAATGACGCAGTCGCGTCAAGAAATAGCCAACCTACACTCATCGGGAAGTTCAGATGATATAGCCAGTCTCTTCTCGGGACCTTCTTCGCGAGCAAATTCCGCTGGACGTTTGAAAACGGCGCAGTTACCGCGTCGCCCAAGTAAATCAAGCGATGGGGCGCCGTCACAGATATCACTTAGCCGGTGCTACTCATCACCAGCGTCCATTGATAAAGTCGGTCCAACTTTAGATGTGGAGCTCGCAACAGAACCGAAAGGTGATTTCAGTGATGAGAGTATTGCCGCAGACGCAGCTTCCATTCCAGTTACAGACCTGCCAAACTTCTGCACCGGACGAGAACTTGGAATGATTGGGGAAATGGTGACCAATGAAGATGTGAACGAGAGCAACGACAACACTGTCTTGGACCATAAACCAAACCACTCAAAAGTTGAGTCGTCACCACTTTTACTTAGAAGGCATTCGCAGACTAATTTGAACCTGAGGTCGACATCGAATATAGGGGACGAGCGTGCAAAACTAATGACCAGACGTCGACGCACTTCGGACATCGTTAAACCTGTGACCACTGCAGCTGGAGTGAAACCTTCCAGACGACATAGCTCTCACGAGCCTGCTTTCTTGACAAATACAGCGGGAACTCGTAGCAACCAAGAGCTTTTACTACATCGTACATCATCAGTTAACTTGCCTCCTCTACGACACCCATCATACACTGGACGTCGTAGTGTCCATTCTGACAGTCAAATCATGTCCCCACCTTTGTCTCCGAACGACTCACCGCGCAGCGTCGTCGGTGCTCGTCACAACCAAAATGCGTCATTTCGACGCGCATCTCACACCGAATCCTCTCCGTGTATCATGAAACAAACCTTTGCCTCGACACCTAGGCGGAGCGTGTCACAAGTAGTTGGTGAGCTGGTACACATCGAGGAAATCCGACGTCATTCCAGAGGTACTTCCTTGCAGGATGGTGTTCGCAAAGCTCGAGGAGCGTTGCAAAGCAAATCATTCCCGTTCAACAGCACACAAAGGGCTGATGTTGCTTGTACGTCCATGTCCAAGACACAATCCCTGGGGGATATATTTGATGAACTTAAAGACTGCCGATATTTACGGATCTCAAACCAAGACTCTACTGCTTAA